A genomic region of Dermacentor andersoni chromosome 9, qqDerAnde1_hic_scaffold, whole genome shotgun sequence contains the following coding sequences:
- the LOC140213199 gene encoding putative nuclease HARBI1, translating to MKKMAAPLIAMAVALRRRRREQGEPDDAFDMPDDHFRRRFRLSKGTVRLLCEELAGELEAERATGLSVERKVLCALRFFATGSFQASVGSEETIRVSQSTVSECVRRVAEAVVNAGARNKWVHFPKTAEEKAAVKEGFLRRGVIPGVIGCVDGSLIAIIAPKGERKAVFMCRKGYYALNCMFICDADMKILALDPMRPGSDHDAFVWRTTWLRRRFQAGRIVNAGEYLLGDSGYPLEPWLLTRVPGHPPH from the exons atgaaaaaaatggccgcccctctgatcgctatggccgtggctcttcgccgtcgccgacgtgaacagggagagccagacgacgcgtttgacatgccggatgaccattttcgacggcgttttcgcctctcgaagggaacggtgcggttgttgtgcgaggaactggcgggggaactagaagctgagcgagcgacgggactgtcggtggagcggaaagtgttgtgtgcgctgcgcttctttgctaccgggagcttccaagcgtccgttgggagcgaggagacgatccgtgtgtcgcagtcgacggtgagcgagtgcgtgcgacgtgtggcagaggctgtcgtgaacgcaggggcccgcaacaagtgggtccattttccaaagacagccgaggaaaaggcagccgtgaaggagggtttccttcggcgcggcgttatccccggcgtcatcggatgcgtagacggcagcctcatagccatcatcgcacccaagggtgagcgcaaggctgtgttcatgtgccgcaagggatactacgccctcaactgcatgttc atctgcgacgcggacatgaaaatcttggccttggaccctatgcgaccggggtcggaccacgacgcttttgtctggcggacgacatggttgcgccggcggttccaagcggggcgcatcgtgaatgccggggaatacctcctcg gtgacagtggctaccccttggagccgtggctccttacccgggttcctggccatcctcca